In a genomic window of Gossypium arboreum isolate Shixiya-1 chromosome 7, ASM2569848v2, whole genome shotgun sequence:
- the LOC108470014 gene encoding heat shock protein 90-6, mitochondrial has product MMHRFSRRSVSAALRAPATRYRIAAAAPISFSTPIPVSAVESDNSTRWYSAITGGKCNTTRHSSQLNLKNDLFLGSRYESTAAASDSGNPPPPPAEKYEYQAEVSRLMDLIVNSLYSNKEVFLRELISNASDALDKLRYLSVTDPQLSKDAVDLDIRIQTDKDNGIITITDSGIGMTRQELVDCLGTIAQSGTAKFLKAVKESKDAGTDNNLIGQFGVGFYSAFLVSDKVVVSTKSPKSDKQYVWEGEANASSYTIREETNPENLIPRGTRLTLYLKRDDKGFAHPERIQKLVKNYSQFVSFPIYTWQEKGITKEVEVDEDPAEAKEADQDEKIEKKKKTKKVVERYWDWELTNETQPIWLRNPKEVTTEEYNEFYKKTFNEYSDPLASSHFTTEGEVEFRSVLYVPAASPMGRDDITNPKTKNIRLYVKRVFISDDFDGELFPRYLSFVKGVVDSNDLPLNVSREILQESRIVRIMRKRLVRKTFDMILGISMSENKGDYETFWENFGKHLKLGCIEDRENHKRLAPLLRFFSSQSEDEMISLDEYVENMKAEQKDIYYLAADSVSSARNTPFLERLLEKDLEVLYLVDPIDEVAIQSLKSYKEKNFVDISKEDLDLGDKNEEKEKVTKEEFSRTCDWIKKRLGEKVANVQISNRLSSSPCVLVSGKFGWSANMERLMKAQTVGDTSTLEFMKGRRVFEINPEHPIIRELNAAFKSNPDDEDALRAIDLLYDAALVSSGYTPDNPAQLSGKIYEMMGMAISGKWSTFDSQQSASQPPQTETLEAEVVEPVEAGSQK; this is encoded by the exons ATGATGCATCGCTTCTCCCGGCGCTCGGTATCGGCCGCCCTTCGCGCCCCCGCTACTCGTTACCGGATCGCTGCGGCTGCTCCAATCTCCTTCTCCACTCCCATCCCTGTCTCG GCAGTGGAGAGTGATAATAGTACCAGGTGGTACTCAGCAATAACTGGAGGGAAATGTAACACGACCAGACATTCCTCTCAATTGAACTTGAAAAATGATTTGTTTTTGGGAAGCCGATACGAGTCAACCGCGGCAGCATCTGATTCAGGAAATCCACCTCCACCTCCAGCTGAGAAATATGAGTATCAAGCTGAG GTTAGTCGTCTCATGGATCTTATTGTCAATAGCTTGTACAGCAACAAAGAGGTGTTCCTTCGGGAGCTTATCAG CAATGCAAGTGATGCCTTGGACAAGTTACGGTATCTAAGTGTTACTGATCCTCAGCTTTCGAAGGATGCTGTTGATCTTGACATTCGTATCCAAACTGACAAAGACAATGGAATAATAACAATTAC GGACTCAGGCATTGGTATGACACGACAAGAACTTGTAGATTGTCTTGGAACAATTGCACAGAGTGGAACTGCAAAGTTCTTGAAGGCTGTAAAG GAAAGCAAAGATGCTGGTACTGACAACAACTTGATCGGTCAGTTTGGTGTTGGCTTCTATTCAGCATTTCTGGTTTCTGATAAG GTAGTTGTTTCAACAAAAAGTCCAAAATCTGATAAACAATATGTATGGGAAGGAGAGGCAAATGCTAGCTCATATACTATTCGGGAGGAGACAAACCCAGAGAATCTCATTCCACGAGGAACACGCCTTACATTGTATCTTAAG CGTGATGACAAAGGTTTTGCCCATCCGGAACGGATTCAAAAGCTTGTGAAGAATTATTCACAGTTTGTTTCTTTCCCGATTTACACATGGCAGGAGAAGGGAATCACTAAAGAG GTTGAAGTTGATGAGGACCCAGCTGAAGCCAAAGAGGCTGATCAAGATGAAAAGATTGAG aagaagaagaaaacaaagaaggtTGTTGAGAGGTATTGGGATTGGGAGCTTACAAATGAGACTCAGCCAATTTGG CTCCGTAATCCTAAGGAGGTGACAACAGAGGAATACAACGAGTTCTACAAAAAAACTTTTAATGAGTACTCAGATCCGTTAGCATCATCTCACTTCACAACTGAG GGTGAGGTGGAGTTCCGTTCTGTACTCTATGTCCCAGCCGCTTCTCCTATGGGAAGGGATGACATAACCAATCCCAAAACGAAGAATATAAGACTCTATGTTAAAAGAGTTTTCATTTCGGATGATTTTGATGGCGAATTG TTCCCTCGATATCTAAGCTTTGTCAAGGGTGTTGTGGACTCAAATGACCTTCCTCTCAATGTCTCACGTGAGATTCTTCAAGAAAGTCGCATC GTACGAATCATGAGGAAACGTTTGGTTCGAAAAACCTTCGACATGATTCTCGGAATATCCATGAGTGAAAATAAAGGA GACTATGAGACATTTTGGGAGAATTTTGGAAAACATTTGAAATTGGGATGCATAGAAGATCGTGAAAATCACAAGCGTCTTGCACCGTTGCTTAGATTCTTCTCTTCCCAGAGTGAGGACGAGATGATAAGTTTGGATGAGTATGTTGAAAACATGAAAGCTGAACAGAAGGATATCTATTACCTTGCTGCTGACAGCGTGAGCAGTGCTCGGAATACACCTTTCCTGGAGAGACTTCTTGAGAAGGATCTTGAA GTGCTCTATTTGGTAGATCCCATTGATGAGGTTGCCATTCAAAGTCTGAAATCTTACAAGGAGAAGAATTTTGTAGACATTAGCAAAGAAGATTTGGATCTAG GTGATAAGAATGAGGAGAAGGAAAAAGTAACAAAAGAAGAATTTAGCAGAACTTGTGATTGGATTAAGAAACGATTGGGTGAAAAAGTTGCCAATGTTCAAATCTCAAATCGTCTGAGTTCATCACCCTGTGTTTTGGTATCTGGGAAGTTTGGTTGGTCTGCCAACATGGAGAG ACTCATGAAGGCACAAACTGTCGGTGATACCTCTACTTTGGAGTTTATGAAAGGGAGAAGGGTGTTTGAGATCAACCCTGAGCATCCAATTATTAGAGAATTAAAC GCTGCATTCAAGAGTAACCCAGATGATGAAGATGCCTTGAGAGCAATAGATCTTTTGTATGATGCAGCACTTGTTTCTAGTGGTTACACT CCTGACAATCCAGCACAGCTGAGTGGTAAGATATATGAGATGATGGGAATGGCTATTTCGGGTAAATGGTCAACGTTTGACAGTCAGCAGTCAGCATCACAGCCTCCCCAAACAGAGACATTGGAAGCTGAGGTAGTTGAGCCAGTTGAAGCTGGTAGCCAGAAATGA